A section of the Bradyrhizobium oligotrophicum S58 genome encodes:
- a CDS encoding PIG-L deacetylase family protein, protein MRALQLAGRGDRLSVLCLGAHSDDIEIGAGGTLLTWLDQGVRLEVHWCVLSGNDERGVEARASADDFLAEAAGRNLDIMNFRDGFFPEQGEEIKAWFEQLKGRINPDVILAHRRDDAHQDHRQVNRLVWNTFRDHLVLEYEIPKWDGDLGRPNIYMPVSEFVMKRKVALLMSHFGSQRSKQWFDPETFMGLARLRGMECRAPERYAEAFVVRKLSLG, encoded by the coding sequence ATGAGAGCGCTGCAGCTTGCCGGTCGTGGTGACCGGCTGTCGGTCCTGTGTCTCGGTGCGCATTCGGACGACATCGAGATCGGCGCAGGAGGCACGCTTCTGACCTGGCTCGACCAGGGCGTTCGCCTGGAGGTTCATTGGTGCGTGCTGAGCGGCAATGACGAGCGTGGCGTCGAGGCGAGGGCGTCGGCCGACGATTTTCTCGCGGAAGCGGCCGGCCGCAATCTCGACATCATGAATTTCCGCGACGGGTTTTTCCCGGAGCAGGGCGAGGAGATCAAGGCCTGGTTCGAGCAGCTGAAGGGCCGGATCAATCCCGACGTCATCCTCGCCCACCGCCGCGATGATGCGCATCAGGATCATCGCCAGGTCAACCGGCTGGTCTGGAACACGTTCCGCGATCATCTCGTGCTCGAATACGAAATTCCGAAATGGGATGGTGACCTCGGGCGGCCCAACATCTACATGCCGGTCTCTGAATTCGTCATGAAGCGGAAGGTCGCGTTGCTGATGTCGCATTTCGGCAGCCAGCGCTCCAAGCAGTGGTTCGACCCCGAAACATTCATGGGCCTGGCGCGGCTGCGGGGCATGGAATGCCGTGCTCCCGAGCGCTATGCCGAGGCGTTCGTCGTCCGCAAGCTGTCGCTGGGGTGA
- a CDS encoding NAD-dependent epimerase/dehydratase family protein: protein MRVLITGNMGYVGPEVAKHLRAQRPDAILHGFDNAYFAHCLTGAPVLPERYLDEQFHGDVREMSLDLRGYDAVVQLAAISNDPMGNRFQDVTLDINQNTTVSLAKAAAAAGVKNFVFASSCSVYGIADGPPRKESDPLNPITAYAKSKIGSEQELAAIDTGMTITCLRFATACGMSDRLRLDLVLNDFVACALTRRQISVLSDGTPWRPLIDVADMARAIDWAVDRPADTGGRFLTVNAGSDDRNYQVKDLANAVAARVPGTDVSINISAPVDSRSYKVDFGLYRKLAPDHQPRVTLEQSIRNLIDGLKRMNFKDADFRSSDLIRLKVLQDHMETSRINDRLQWI, encoded by the coding sequence TTGAGAGTGCTCATCACTGGAAACATGGGCTATGTCGGCCCCGAGGTCGCAAAGCATCTGCGGGCGCAGCGGCCGGATGCCATCCTGCACGGCTTCGACAATGCCTACTTCGCGCACTGCCTGACCGGAGCCCCGGTCCTTCCCGAGCGCTATCTCGACGAGCAGTTCCATGGCGACGTCCGCGAGATGTCGCTGGACCTGCGCGGCTACGATGCCGTGGTCCAGCTGGCTGCGATCTCGAACGACCCGATGGGCAATCGCTTCCAGGACGTGACGCTGGACATCAACCAGAACACCACCGTGTCGCTCGCCAAGGCGGCTGCGGCGGCGGGCGTAAAGAACTTCGTGTTCGCCTCGAGCTGCAGCGTCTACGGCATCGCCGACGGACCGCCGCGCAAGGAGAGCGACCCGCTCAATCCGATCACCGCCTATGCCAAGTCGAAGATCGGATCGGAGCAGGAGCTGGCGGCGATCGACACCGGCATGACCATCACATGCCTGCGCTTTGCGACCGCCTGCGGCATGTCGGATCGGCTGAGGCTCGATCTGGTCCTCAATGATTTCGTGGCCTGTGCGCTCACGCGCCGGCAGATCAGCGTGCTCTCCGACGGCACGCCGTGGCGCCCGCTGATCGACGTGGCCGACATGGCGCGGGCGATCGATTGGGCCGTCGACCGGCCGGCTGACACAGGCGGCCGCTTCCTCACCGTCAATGCCGGTTCGGACGACCGCAACTACCAGGTCAAGGATCTCGCCAACGCCGTGGCCGCTCGAGTGCCGGGCACCGATGTGTCGATCAATATCTCCGCGCCGGTGGACAGCCGCTCCTACAAGGTCGATTTCGGCCTGTACCGGAAGCTTGCGCCCGATCACCAGCCAAGGGTGACGCTGGAGCAGTCGATCAGGAATCTGATCGATGGCCTCAAGCGAATGAATTTCAAGGATGCCGATTTTCGCTCATCCGATCTGATCCGTCTCAAGGTCCTGCAGGACCATATGGAGACGTCCAGGATCAACGACCGGCTGCAATGGATCTGA
- a CDS encoding class I SAM-dependent methyltransferase has protein sequence MELTLPTAVGVAPKCRHCGDDLTLKLIDLGASPVANDYVDPANYMRAEPFYPLETFVCRECRLAQTRDLLAASEIFRADYAYFSSHSTSWLEHARSYVEVVTERFKLGPASRHVEIASNDGYLLQYSLQKGISCLGVEPCESVALAARAKGIETRVEFFGRGSATLLREEGWSADLVTANNVLAHVPDINDFVGGVKILLAPEGVATFEVQHLLTLMQRHQFDTIYHEHFSYLSLIAGLRIFARAGLRVFDVELPETHGGSIRFFVCHEGASHAESPNVADVLARERAYGLHEDAIYMAWNEQVKETKRALLELLTALKRDNKKIVAYGAPAKGVTLLNYCGVRTDFLDFTVDRAPSKQGRYMPGVRIPILPPEAIFEARPDYVLILPWNIKNEIKAQIAEIRNWGGRFIVPVPKATIED, from the coding sequence ATGGAACTGACCCTTCCCACGGCCGTGGGCGTCGCGCCCAAGTGCCGGCATTGCGGCGATGATCTCACGCTCAAGCTGATCGACCTCGGCGCCTCGCCGGTCGCCAACGACTACGTGGATCCGGCCAATTACATGCGGGCCGAGCCGTTCTACCCGCTGGAGACGTTCGTCTGCCGCGAGTGCCGTCTGGCACAGACGCGCGACCTCTTGGCCGCGTCCGAGATCTTCCGGGCGGACTATGCCTACTTCTCCTCGCATTCGACCTCGTGGCTCGAGCACGCGCGGAGCTATGTCGAAGTCGTGACCGAGCGCTTCAAGCTCGGTCCGGCATCGCGCCATGTCGAGATCGCATCGAACGACGGCTACCTGCTGCAATACTCGCTTCAGAAGGGGATCAGCTGTCTCGGCGTCGAGCCTTGCGAGAGCGTCGCGCTGGCTGCGCGCGCGAAGGGCATCGAGACCCGGGTCGAATTCTTCGGCCGTGGCTCCGCGACGCTTCTTCGGGAGGAGGGATGGTCGGCCGATCTGGTTACGGCGAACAACGTGCTCGCCCATGTTCCGGACATCAATGACTTCGTCGGCGGGGTCAAGATCCTGCTGGCTCCGGAAGGGGTCGCGACCTTCGAGGTCCAGCATCTGCTGACGCTGATGCAGCGGCACCAGTTCGATACGATCTATCACGAGCACTTTTCCTACCTGTCGCTGATCGCCGGCTTGCGCATCTTCGCCCGGGCGGGCCTGCGCGTGTTCGACGTCGAACTCCCCGAAACCCATGGCGGTTCGATCAGGTTCTTCGTCTGCCACGAGGGCGCGTCGCATGCCGAGAGCCCGAACGTCGCCGATGTCCTGGCGCGGGAGCGGGCCTACGGCCTGCACGAGGACGCGATCTACATGGCCTGGAACGAACAGGTCAAAGAGACGAAGCGCGCGCTTCTCGAACTCCTGACGGCGCTGAAGCGCGACAACAAGAAGATCGTCGCCTACGGCGCGCCGGCCAAGGGTGTCACGCTGCTCAACTACTGCGGCGTCCGGACCGATTTTCTCGACTTCACGGTCGATCGCGCCCCGTCCAAGCAGGGACGCTACATGCCGGGCGTACGCATTCCGATCCTGCCGCCGGAAGCGATCTTCGAAGCCAGGCCCGACTACGTCCTGATCCTGCCCTGGAACATCAAGAACGAGATCAAGGCGCAGATCGCGGAGATCCGCAACTGGGGCGGTCGTTTCATCGTGCCCGTGCCCAAGGCGACCATCGAGGATTAG
- a CDS encoding dTDP-4-dehydrorhamnose 3,5-epimerase family protein, with translation MRFVQLGRSDARLIELTVRADERGSFTRTWCAKTFADEGIDFQPVQGNSSVTRISGSVRGMHFQRAPKPDAKIVRCSAGLIHDVIVDIRPNSPTRGEIYACELGPTTARMLYIPAGFAHGFQALTDDVTVEYLMGIEYVEDLSDGFRHDDPMIGIKWPQPVTVLSAKDAAWPLLAERGLW, from the coding sequence ATGAGGTTTGTCCAGCTGGGACGGTCGGATGCGCGGCTGATCGAGCTCACGGTCCGCGCCGACGAGCGTGGCAGCTTCACGCGGACCTGGTGTGCGAAGACCTTCGCTGACGAGGGCATCGACTTCCAGCCGGTTCAGGGCAATAGCTCGGTGACCCGTATCAGCGGAAGCGTGCGCGGCATGCATTTTCAGCGCGCGCCGAAGCCCGACGCCAAGATCGTGCGCTGCTCCGCCGGACTCATCCATGACGTCATCGTCGATATCAGGCCGAATTCGCCGACGCGGGGCGAGATCTATGCCTGTGAGCTCGGGCCGACCACAGCGCGGATGCTCTACATTCCCGCAGGCTTTGCCCACGGCTTCCAGGCGCTCACCGACGACGTGACGGTCGAGTACCTGATGGGCATCGAATATGTCGAGGATCTGTCGGATGGTTTCCGCCACGATGATCCGATGATCGGGATCAAGTGGCCGCAGCCCGTGACCGTCCTGTCGGCGAAGGATGCCGCCTGGCCATTGCTTGCAGAACGAGGTCTGTGGTGA
- a CDS encoding DUF4910 domain-containing protein — protein MIRDMFPINRSLTGAGVRQTLAIIARHIDLTVHEVATGTPVLDWHVPMEWNIRGGTIRTLDGRCLVDFAQNNLHIMGYSKPVHGVFSRAELARHVHALPDQPDLIPYRTGYYADDWGFCLPDRLWQTMTDDSYQVDIDSDLSPGAMTYGEFFVPGETQDEVLITCHVCHPSLANDNLSGIAVATALAALRAGRRGRLGYRFLFLPATIGAITWLARNEARLDRIVHGLVLTCLGDDGPFHYKQSRREGATIDRAVAHVLAQAGAPHAIMPFNPYGYDERQFCSPGFDLPVGCFMRGVHGTFPEYHTSADDLDFVKPEALDGSFAVLDTLLDLLDRDCTYERIDGRGEPQLGRRGLYRAIAGQREAGGATQMDLLWFLNLADGRHSLLDMAIRADVPFGRIEAAARLALDADLVRPVAAREA, from the coding sequence ATGATCCGCGACATGTTTCCGATCAATCGGAGCCTTACCGGGGCGGGCGTTCGCCAAACGCTTGCGATCATCGCGCGCCATATCGATCTCACCGTTCACGAGGTGGCGACGGGCACCCCCGTGCTCGACTGGCACGTGCCGATGGAGTGGAATATCCGCGGCGGCACGATCAGAACGCTCGATGGGCGATGCCTGGTCGATTTCGCCCAGAATAACCTTCACATCATGGGGTACAGCAAGCCGGTTCACGGTGTTTTCAGCCGGGCCGAGCTCGCGCGCCACGTGCACGCGCTGCCGGATCAGCCCGACCTCATTCCATACCGCACCGGCTACTACGCCGATGATTGGGGTTTCTGTCTGCCCGACCGGCTCTGGCAGACGATGACGGACGATTCCTACCAGGTCGATATCGACAGCGATCTGTCGCCGGGCGCGATGACCTATGGCGAGTTCTTCGTTCCCGGCGAGACCCAGGACGAGGTCCTGATCACCTGCCACGTCTGCCATCCCAGTCTCGCCAACGACAATCTCTCGGGCATTGCCGTCGCGACCGCGCTGGCCGCGTTACGGGCAGGGCGACGAGGGCGGCTCGGCTATCGCTTCCTGTTCCTGCCGGCAACCATCGGCGCCATCACCTGGCTTGCACGCAACGAGGCGCGTCTCGATCGCATCGTGCATGGGCTGGTGCTGACCTGCCTCGGAGACGACGGCCCGTTCCACTACAAGCAGAGCCGCAGGGAAGGGGCGACGATCGATCGCGCCGTCGCACATGTCCTCGCCCAGGCCGGCGCGCCGCATGCGATCATGCCGTTCAATCCCTACGGCTATGACGAGCGTCAGTTTTGTTCGCCCGGCTTCGACCTTCCGGTCGGATGCTTCATGCGCGGCGTTCACGGCACTTTTCCGGAATATCACACCTCGGCAGATGACCTCGATTTCGTGAAGCCCGAGGCGCTCGACGGCTCCTTTGCCGTCTTGGACACGCTGTTGGACCTGCTCGATCGCGACTGCACCTATGAGCGCATCGATGGCCGAGGCGAGCCGCAACTCGGCCGGCGCGGGCTGTACCGCGCGATCGCTGGACAGCGCGAAGCCGGCGGCGCCACCCAGATGGACCTGTTGTGGTTCCTCAACCTGGCCGACGGCCGGCACAGCCTGCTCGATATGGCCATCCGTGCCGATGTCCCTTTCGGACGGATCGAGGCTGCCGCGCGGCTGGCCCTGGACGCCGATCTCGTCCGTCCAGTTGCCGCGCGTGAAGCGTGA
- a CDS encoding glycosyltransferase family protein, whose amino-acid sequence MVDQPDKPRVLIFSLRNIFGRALNRGPHYEFEDIIREIDSAELVAPKVDPASRRASLATRLAYHAPVALNPGIPKIAAKGPYDLLFTICGFPQDLLMFNAVEHLRDVCKTSVCLLDELWAKDIHKHRHFLPILAKFDVVLQYHSSSVKPLSELIGPRCRYFPPGVDASLFCPYPDPPARVVDVYSMGRRPAAVHQKLLGMARDAGLFYVHDTISGSQAIEPREHRAQVASIAKRSRYFLVNPGKFDSPEETGHQVEFGYRYFEGAASGAIMLGERPNNAVFPGLFDWPDAVIEVPQQSGEIDRVISELDRDPGRQDRIRRTGMEQALMRHDWVYRWETVLEAAGLRPLPGLAARKHRLATLAGLVSGHRPIGPSEFNHERRLSAR is encoded by the coding sequence ATGGTCGACCAGCCTGACAAGCCGCGGGTTCTGATCTTTTCGCTGAGGAATATCTTCGGCAGGGCGCTCAACCGCGGCCCGCATTATGAGTTCGAAGACATCATCCGTGAGATCGATTCCGCCGAACTGGTCGCGCCAAAGGTCGACCCGGCCAGCCGACGTGCGAGCTTGGCCACCCGGCTCGCTTATCACGCACCTGTCGCACTGAACCCCGGCATCCCCAAAATAGCAGCCAAGGGGCCTTACGATCTCCTGTTCACGATCTGCGGCTTTCCGCAGGATCTGCTCATGTTCAATGCGGTGGAGCATCTGCGGGATGTCTGCAAGACTTCGGTCTGCCTTCTCGACGAGCTCTGGGCCAAGGACATCCACAAGCACCGCCATTTCCTGCCGATCCTCGCCAAGTTCGACGTCGTGCTTCAGTATCACAGCTCGAGCGTCAAGCCGCTCAGCGAGCTGATCGGGCCGCGATGCCGGTACTTTCCGCCGGGCGTGGATGCGAGCCTGTTCTGCCCCTATCCTGATCCGCCCGCGCGCGTGGTCGACGTCTACAGCATGGGGCGGCGGCCGGCCGCCGTGCATCAGAAGCTGCTCGGCATGGCCCGCGATGCCGGTCTGTTCTACGTCCACGATACGATCAGCGGGAGCCAGGCGATCGAGCCGCGGGAACATCGTGCGCAGGTCGCCAGCATCGCCAAGCGAAGCAGATACTTTCTGGTCAATCCCGGGAAGTTCGACAGCCCCGAGGAAACCGGCCATCAGGTCGAGTTCGGCTACCGCTATTTCGAAGGTGCGGCTTCCGGCGCCATCATGCTCGGCGAGCGACCGAACAACGCGGTATTTCCTGGCCTGTTCGATTGGCCGGACGCCGTGATCGAGGTGCCGCAGCAGTCCGGCGAGATCGACCGGGTGATCAGCGAACTGGATCGCGATCCCGGACGCCAGGACCGCATACGGCGCACCGGCATGGAGCAGGCGCTGATGCGGCATGACTGGGTGTATCGGTGGGAGACGGTCCTGGAGGCGGCCGGCCTGCGACCGCTGCCAGGGCTCGCCGCACGGAAGCATCGCCTCGCGACGCTGGCCGGCCTGGTTTCCGGCCATCGTCCAATCGGGCCGTCTGAATTTAATCATGAGCGGCGATTATCGGCACGGTGA
- a CDS encoding lipopolysaccharide biosynthesis protein: protein MSEVVAAYFEEHRESKDLGRRALRGGIISIVIQYGNAALQIVAAIVLARLLAPEDFGLVAIVSVLTSFAPLLIDFGLLDATAQRSRITPAQVSGLFWVSAGIGVTVAVIVAACSPLIAWIYGDPRLQPIALCIAITFVLSGLTNQHMALLRRTMQFGRIGQIQLFGTLTGTVVAIAAAVAGYGYWALVLRPITTSVCVVVAAWSACRWRPGAPVFDDEVKSMVRFGLHVVGFTVAYTLSRAVDRIALGLLYRPDQVGYYQNAMNLYDNSVYAALNQTHAVGSAALSKLQSNPAALRQKYEAALSILAFFLMPVAAILSVTAEDLTVVLLGQKWQAAGALLSIIALRGISHVVEGSQGWLHLSLGRADRWQTWGIISLVVQVIAVLAGLPFGPVGVAWGVVIGCSLIALPSVIYAGRPLDIGAELVIRAVGPQTIGAVAATAAGWWLQAAVLTGYPALVRMILSGCFCSCLYLAVVVGVFRHREPLRIAGTIIQDFIRKR, encoded by the coding sequence ATGTCTGAAGTCGTCGCCGCCTATTTCGAAGAGCACCGGGAATCGAAGGATCTGGGACGCCGCGCCCTGCGCGGCGGCATCATCTCCATCGTCATTCAGTACGGCAACGCTGCGCTTCAGATCGTCGCCGCCATCGTTCTGGCCCGGCTGCTCGCGCCGGAGGATTTCGGTCTCGTCGCCATCGTCAGCGTGCTGACGAGCTTTGCTCCGCTCCTGATCGATTTCGGCCTGCTCGATGCGACGGCGCAGAGAAGCCGGATCACGCCGGCCCAGGTCAGCGGTCTCTTCTGGGTCAGCGCCGGCATTGGCGTGACGGTCGCTGTGATCGTCGCGGCGTGCAGTCCGTTGATTGCCTGGATCTACGGTGATCCGCGGCTGCAGCCCATCGCGCTGTGTATCGCGATCACCTTCGTGCTGTCCGGACTGACCAATCAGCACATGGCGCTGCTACGGCGCACGATGCAGTTCGGCCGCATCGGTCAGATTCAGCTGTTCGGCACGCTCACCGGCACCGTGGTCGCCATCGCCGCCGCGGTCGCCGGATACGGCTATTGGGCCCTGGTGCTGCGTCCGATCACGACGTCGGTCTGCGTCGTCGTTGCGGCATGGTCGGCCTGCCGCTGGCGCCCCGGTGCCCCGGTGTTCGACGACGAGGTCAAATCGATGGTCCGGTTCGGCCTCCACGTCGTCGGCTTCACCGTCGCCTACACGCTGTCCCGTGCCGTGGACCGGATCGCGCTCGGTCTGCTCTACCGGCCCGATCAGGTCGGCTATTACCAGAACGCGATGAACCTGTACGACAACTCGGTTTATGCCGCGCTCAATCAGACACATGCCGTCGGAAGCGCGGCCCTCAGCAAGCTGCAGTCGAATCCGGCCGCGCTGCGGCAGAAATACGAGGCGGCGCTCTCGATCCTGGCCTTTTTCCTGATGCCGGTTGCAGCGATCCTTTCCGTCACCGCCGAGGACCTGACCGTCGTCCTGCTGGGCCAGAAGTGGCAGGCCGCCGGTGCGCTGCTGAGCATCATCGCTCTGCGCGGCATCTCGCATGTGGTCGAGGGCTCGCAGGGCTGGCTGCATTTGTCGCTCGGGAGAGCCGACCGGTGGCAGACATGGGGCATCATCTCCCTCGTGGTGCAGGTGATAGCCGTGCTCGCCGGCCTGCCTTTTGGTCCGGTCGGGGTGGCCTGGGGTGTCGTGATCGGATGCTCGCTGATCGCGCTGCCGTCGGTCATCTATGCGGGCCGCCCGCTCGACATCGGCGCCGAGCTCGTGATCCGGGCCGTGGGTCCGCAGACGATCGGCGCGGTTGCGGCCACGGCCGCTGGCTGGTGGCTGCAAGCGGCGGTTCTGACCGGTTATCCCGCGTTGGTGCGCATGATCCTGTCGGGCTGCTTCTGCAGCTGTCTCTATCTCGCGGTTGTCGTCGGTGTGTTCCGGCACCGCGAGCCGCTCCGGATCGCAGGTACGATCATCCAGGATTTCATCAGGAAGCGATGA
- a CDS encoding glycosyltransferase family 4 protein: MAMPHDTAISDVVDLRPAPPARRDVSRPQDSVGDRRRLNILYVSHMPASPPRFGAQARMHGLMTQLARRHDLTAVMLVDDAFDIDECQQAMQSYCRDVVLVRNPDGGDGLGKRLLQLRSLVSVNSFDRLRVARPELQQVLDRVLRATRFDIVNLEFPYLGQFDFRQAPAGERPPRLIVDSHEIAYDLARQFAATGASVGRRLYAGANWRKLRREELTIYGAADGVYLCSTDDEKRLHDDLPNTCTAVIPNAADIEFYQPRSTDPAPDGRTIVYFGLLSTVPNIDAVIHFVQDIWPRIADAHPDARCKIIGGRPPPSLLELAGPRIELTGFVPDLRPHLASAAAIVVPLRLGGGTRLKIVEAMAMGKAIVSTSLGAEGIEAMAGRDMLIENEPAAFADAVNRLLAEPSLAARIGSAARQVAVDKYAWSAAAQALESFYREILETTPS; encoded by the coding sequence ATGGCCATGCCCCACGACACCGCAATTTCCGATGTAGTCGACCTCCGGCCTGCGCCGCCGGCACGGCGCGATGTATCGCGGCCCCAGGACAGTGTCGGGGATCGGCGTCGTCTCAACATTCTCTACGTCTCGCACATGCCGGCAAGTCCGCCGCGGTTCGGGGCGCAGGCACGCATGCACGGACTGATGACGCAGCTCGCGCGCCGCCACGATCTCACGGCGGTGATGCTGGTGGACGACGCCTTCGATATCGACGAGTGCCAGCAGGCGATGCAGTCGTATTGCCGGGACGTCGTTCTGGTGCGCAATCCCGATGGGGGCGATGGTCTCGGCAAACGGCTCCTGCAGCTGCGCTCGCTGGTGTCGGTCAACAGCTTCGACCGGCTGCGCGTCGCACGGCCCGAACTGCAGCAGGTGCTGGATCGGGTGCTGCGCGCGACCCGGTTCGACATCGTCAACCTCGAGTTTCCCTACCTCGGTCAATTCGATTTCCGCCAGGCTCCGGCCGGCGAGAGACCGCCGCGGCTGATCGTGGACTCCCATGAGATCGCCTACGATCTGGCGCGGCAGTTTGCGGCCACCGGCGCCAGCGTCGGCCGCCGGCTCTATGCCGGTGCGAATTGGCGCAAGCTGCGCCGCGAGGAGCTCACGATCTATGGTGCGGCCGACGGCGTCTATCTGTGCAGTACGGATGACGAAAAGCGTCTGCACGACGATCTTCCCAACACCTGCACGGCGGTGATCCCGAACGCGGCCGATATCGAGTTCTATCAGCCACGCAGCACGGACCCGGCGCCGGACGGCCGCACCATCGTGTATTTCGGGCTGCTGTCGACCGTGCCGAACATCGATGCCGTCATCCACTTCGTCCAGGACATCTGGCCGCGCATCGCCGATGCGCATCCTGACGCGCGTTGCAAGATCATCGGTGGCCGGCCGCCGCCGTCGTTGCTGGAACTGGCGGGACCGCGGATCGAACTGACCGGCTTCGTTCCGGACCTGCGACCGCATCTCGCGTCAGCCGCGGCTATCGTCGTTCCGCTGCGCCTCGGTGGCGGAACGCGGCTGAAGATCGTCGAGGCGATGGCGATGGGCAAGGCGATCGTTTCGACCAGCCTGGGTGCGGAGGGGATCGAAGCCATGGCTGGGCGCGACATGCTGATCGAGAACGAGCCTGCAGCGTTCGCCGACGCCGTCAACCGGCTGCTTGCCGAGCCCTCGCTTGCGGCGCGCATCGGCAGCGCCGCGCGGCAGGTGGCCGTCGACAAATACGCGTGGAGCGCGGCCGCGCAGGCGCTGGAGAGCTTCTACCGCGAGATCCTGGAGACCACGCCGTCATGA
- a CDS encoding Gfo/Idh/MocA family protein yields MKAALIGAGQIARQHLACLNTLPGVQLAAICDLSPATAEAAAERYAIPSWYTDHRAMLDAVRPDVVHVTTPPTSHFRLALDALEAGAHVIVEKPATSTFEELQILTLRAKQTGRHVVEDYNYVFNRAPQEILRRIETGEFGAVTHVDVLICLDILGPDGFADPNSPHPALNLAGGAIADFLPHLASLSHAFLGPHRNAQTVWSKRKPSPLPFDEFRCVVEAERSTATLGFSASAQPDAFWLRVYGERMQATANLFETRLTFDGPRNVPKPLRPFFSGLEEGGDIRRAALSTLLRKFKGPGAYEGLWECLARTYQALAAGVALPITSEDVLEVNRMVEAMKPREQVKMKEPAI; encoded by the coding sequence ATGAAGGCCGCGCTCATCGGGGCCGGGCAGATCGCCCGCCAGCACCTGGCCTGCCTCAACACCCTGCCGGGAGTTCAACTCGCCGCCATCTGCGATCTGTCGCCGGCGACCGCGGAAGCTGCGGCCGAGCGCTATGCGATCCCGTCCTGGTACACCGATCACCGGGCGATGCTCGACGCGGTACGTCCTGACGTCGTGCATGTGACGACGCCGCCGACCTCGCATTTCCGCCTGGCGCTTGATGCGCTCGAGGCCGGTGCGCATGTGATCGTGGAGAAGCCGGCGACCTCGACCTTCGAGGAGCTGCAGATCCTGACCCTGCGCGCCAAGCAGACCGGTCGCCATGTCGTCGAGGACTACAACTACGTCTTCAACCGCGCGCCGCAGGAGATCCTGCGTCGCATCGAGACCGGCGAGTTCGGCGCGGTCACCCATGTCGACGTGCTGATCTGCCTCGACATCCTCGGCCCCGACGGCTTTGCCGATCCCAACTCGCCGCATCCGGCGCTCAACCTGGCCGGCGGCGCGATCGCCGATTTCCTGCCGCATCTCGCCTCGCTGTCGCATGCGTTCCTCGGTCCGCATCGCAATGCGCAGACGGTCTGGAGCAAGCGCAAACCGTCGCCGCTGCCGTTCGACGAGTTTCGCTGCGTGGTCGAGGCCGAGCGCAGCACGGCGACGCTCGGCTTCAGCGCGAGCGCGCAGCCGGATGCCTTCTGGCTGCGGGTCTATGGCGAGCGGATGCAGGCCACCGCCAATCTGTTCGAGACGCGGCTGACCTTCGACGGACCGCGCAACGTGCCGAAGCCGCTGCGCCCGTTCTTCAGCGGCCTGGAGGAGGGCGGCGACATCCGGCGTGCGGCGCTGTCGACCTTGCTGCGCAAGTTCAAGGGCCCGGGCGCCTATGAGGGGCTATGGGAATGCCTGGCGCGCACCTATCAGGCGCTGGCCGCGGGCGTAGCGTTGCCGATCACGAGTGAAGACGTGCTCGAGGTGAACCGCATGGTGGAGGCGATGAAGCCGAGGGAGCAGGTGAAGATGAAGGAGCCGGCGATATGA